A genomic stretch from Scheffersomyces stipitis CBS 6054 chromosome 6, complete sequence includes:
- the BUL5 gene encoding ubiquitination pathway protein (ubiquitin ligase binding protein), with product MEDRKKFNLKLSSLSLRRKSKSNGNDSELVNILPSYQMYRSTISKQLIPSREDLRTQPPSYELSPISSASSYNEYGGFDGIPSTYSLPTSPVRELFANPLDLEGESNETILENAHKLKRISASNKEISKALHIHIFMTETVGKVGVKPKIIDPLSIEIKQGDYLYGFVLVTNKTKYDVPFDMFSTVLEGCATFGSNGNLQSSVVRPPTTVVRFLTMFDFNASWNDAALDRLVSDNNNPMVPTIIIDPIDGTHVQLDPRKILEPNITYKKFFAFKVPEKLLDVTCEHGFVKHLQIPPTLGISKNEVITSLRQKYKESDLESSLSEEDAHRGKCYASLTNDMFFSSASIDFSVSARIIGRASDYESIFVKSLGKQGDDEYVVANEDYCYLRVIPVTTNSFELNRSMINEEAKLLSASMEQNIKEKISLARELSAIPVDERSNTTSPDNQLHPTDSAADVAKMQQSYYSKVRARHVHRSRDDLYEVLFPFKRRNVFGTSKVLGMCGLTTPKSEYHVDYHPLPRYLRGKAPPTTTVSIPMELTFLPAENGSRDLPGFKRISVELIALTVKSKKLPIPLVIHPEMMFENKGKSVDNFDTVTLRTYQKYALELSKLIKDVGVESLNLEKQMLRDLKCMANLSTKYDHFKIDKMKLQSDVSSTPVQLLSSIPWEQEAVAGAGSTAPHDEVKFTKKFNINIDLSSAIHLPSMSSDFCLVPDFQTCYVARLYYLNIGLRTPNGEKFHVKVPLILQRQKQV from the exons ATGGAGGACCGcaaaaagttcaatttgaagttgtcatCTTTGTCTTTGCGACGGAAAAGCAAGTCAA ATGGCAACGACAGCGAGCTTGTCAACATTTTGCCATCCTACCAAATGTACCGTTCAACTATATCTAAGCAATTGATCCCAAGCAGAGAAGATCTCCGGACTCAGCCTCCTAGTTATGAACTTTCACCTATTTCATCTGCCCTGTCATACAACGAGTATGGTGGTTTCGACGGCATCCCAAGCACCTATTCTTTGCCCACCTCGCCAGTACGAGAGCTATTCGCAAACCCTTTAGATCTTGAAGGAGAGTCCAACGAAACAATTTTGGAAAATGCACACAAGTTAAAAAGAATATCTGCCTCCAATAAAGAAATATCGAAGGCTCTTCATATTCATATCTTTATGACTGAAACCGTTGGCAAAGTTGGAGTCAAACCGAAGATTATAGATCCATTATCGATTGAGATAAAGCAGGGAGACTATTTGTATGGGTTTGTGTTAGTTACTAACAAGACAAAATATGACGTGCCGTTCGATATGTTTTCTACCGTCTTAGAAGGATGTGCTACATTTGGAAGTAATGGTAACTTGCAAAGCTCTGTAGTCCGCCCTCCTACTACAGTGGTCCGGTTTCTTACCATGTTTGATTTCAATGCGTCCTGGAATGATGCAGCCCTAGATAGACTTGTTTCCGACAATAATAACCCCATGGTGCCCACTATTATTATAGACCCTATAGATGGAACTCACGTCCAGCTCGACCCAAGAAAGATACTCGAACCCAATATTACCTATAAGAAGTTCTTTGCATTCAAAGTGCCAGAAAAGTTACTAGATGTCACATGTGAACATGGATTTGTTAAGCATCTCCAGATTCCTCCCACTTTAGGAATATCCAAGAACGAAGTCATCACATCATTGCGTCAGAAATATAAAGAATCAGATTTGGAACTGTCTTTGTCGGAGGAAGACGCTCACCGAGGGAAATGTTACGCTTCCTTGACTAACGACATGTTCTTTTCAAGTGCCTCTATTGATTTTAGTGTTAGTGCAAGAATTATTGGACGTGCTTCGGACTATGAATCAATTTTTGTAAAATCTTTAGGAAAACAAGGTGATGATGAGTACGTGGTTGCAAACGAAGACTATTGCTATCTACGTGTTATTCCAGTGACTACAAACTCTTTTGAGTTGAACAGATCAATGAtaaatgaagaagcaaaactACTTTCTGCTAGCATGGAGCAAAATATCAAGGAGAAGATTTCATTGGCCCGCGAATTATCCGCAATTCCAGTAGATGAAAGAAGCAATACTACTTCACCAGATAACCAACTACATCCAACAGATAGTGCAGCAGATGTTGCTAAGATGCAACAATCGTACTATTCTAAGGTTCGAGCTCGTCACGTACATAGAAGTAGAGATGATTTGTATGAGGTTCTTTTCCCATTTAAGAGGAGAAATGTCTTTGGCACATCCAAGGTGTTGGGCATGTGCGGGTTAACAACGCCAAAGTCAGAATATCATGTGGACTATCATCCTTTGCCGCGATACCTTCGTGGCAAGGCTCCACCTACTACAACCGTTTCAATTCCCATGGAACTAACGTTTTTACCTGCCGAAAACGGCAGCCGCGACTTGCCTGGATTCAAAAGAATATCAGTTGAGTTGATTGCATTAACtgtgaaatcaaaaaaattGCCAATACCACTTGTGATTCACCCGGAAATGATGTTTGAGAATAAAGGAAAATCTGTTGACAACTTTGATACTGTAACATTGAGGACATACCAAAAGTATGCCTTAGAGTTATCCAAGTTGATTAAGGACGTTGGTGTAGAGTCCTTAAATCTTGAGAAGCAGATGCTTCGGGACTTGAAATGTATGGCTAACCTCTCGACAAAATATGATCATTTTAAGATTGACAAGATGAAACTCCAATCTGATGTTTCTTCTACTCCTGTGCAATTGCTtagttcaattccttggGAACAGGAAGCTGTGGCAGGTGCTGGATCAACTGCCCCTCACGACGAAGTTAAGTTCACCAAGAAATTCAATATTAATATCGACCTTAGTTCAGCTATTCATTTGCCTTCCATGTCCAGTGATTTTTGTCTTGTTCCAGATTTCCAAACATGTTACGTTGCCAGGCTATACTATTTAAATATAGGTTTGAGAACACCAAACGGAGAGAAATTTCATGTGAAGGTTCCCCTAATTCTCCAACGTCAAAAACAAGTATGA